Proteins encoded within one genomic window of Bradyrhizobium sp. 186:
- a CDS encoding NAD(P)(+) transhydrogenase (Re/Si-specific) subunit beta translates to MNANLAAVLYLVAGVLFILSLRGLSSPASSRQGNFFGMIGMAIAVATTLASHPPADGLAWILVILGIAIGGSVGAVIARRVPMTSMPELVAAFHSLVGMAAVLVAAGAFYAPEAFDIGSPGNIHPQSLVEMSLGVAIGALTFTGSVIAFLKLSARMSGAPIILPFRHVINIVLALALVFFIVGLVLSGSALDFWLIVIIALTLGVLMIIPIGGADMPVVISMLNSYSGWAAAGIGFTLGNSALIITGALVGSSGAILSYIMCHAMNRSFISVILGGFGGETAAAGGATGEQKPAKLGSADDAAFIMKNASKVIIVPGYGMAVAQAQHALREMGDILKKEGVEVKYAIHPVAGRMPGHMNVLLAEANVPYDEVFELEDINSEFAQADIAFVIGANDVTNPAAEEDKTSPIYGMPVLQVWKAGTVMFIKRSLASGYAGIDNPLFYRDNTMMLLGDAKKVTESIVKAM, encoded by the coding sequence ATGAACGCCAATCTGGCTGCAGTTCTGTATCTCGTGGCGGGTGTGCTGTTCATCCTGTCACTGCGCGGGCTGTCCAGCCCCGCCTCATCCCGGCAGGGCAATTTCTTCGGCATGATCGGCATGGCGATCGCGGTCGCGACCACGCTGGCCAGCCATCCGCCGGCGGACGGCCTCGCCTGGATCCTCGTGATCCTTGGCATCGCCATCGGCGGCAGCGTCGGCGCCGTGATTGCGCGCCGGGTGCCGATGACCTCGATGCCGGAGCTGGTCGCCGCCTTCCACTCGCTGGTCGGCATGGCCGCGGTGCTGGTCGCCGCCGGCGCGTTCTACGCGCCTGAGGCCTTCGACATCGGCTCGCCCGGCAACATCCATCCGCAGAGCCTGGTCGAGATGTCGCTCGGCGTCGCCATCGGCGCGCTGACGTTTACCGGTTCGGTGATCGCGTTCCTGAAGCTGTCCGCACGCATGAGCGGCGCGCCGATCATCCTGCCGTTCCGCCACGTCATCAACATCGTGCTGGCGCTGGCGCTGGTGTTCTTCATCGTCGGCCTCGTGCTGTCCGGCAGCGCGCTCGACTTCTGGCTGATCGTCATCATCGCGCTGACGCTCGGCGTGCTCATGATCATCCCGATCGGCGGCGCCGACATGCCGGTCGTGATCTCGATGCTCAACTCCTATTCGGGTTGGGCGGCTGCCGGCATCGGCTTCACGCTCGGTAACTCCGCACTGATCATCACCGGCGCGCTGGTTGGCTCCTCGGGCGCGATCCTGTCCTACATCATGTGCCACGCGATGAACCGGTCCTTCATCTCGGTCATCCTCGGCGGCTTCGGCGGCGAGACCGCCGCGGCCGGCGGCGCGACGGGCGAGCAGAAGCCGGCCAAGCTCGGCTCGGCGGACGATGCCGCCTTCATCATGAAGAATGCCTCCAAGGTCATCATCGTGCCCGGCTACGGCATGGCGGTGGCGCAGGCCCAGCACGCGCTGCGCGAGATGGGCGACATCCTGAAGAAGGAGGGCGTCGAGGTGAAGTACGCGATCCACCCGGTCGCGGGCCGCATGCCCGGCCACATGAACGTGCTGCTGGCGGAGGCCAACGTGCCCTATGACGAGGTGTTCGAGCTCGAGGACATCAACTCCGAATTCGCGCAGGCCGACATCGCCTTCGTGATCGGCGCCAACGACGTCACCAATCCGGCCGCCGAAGAGGACAAGACCTCGCCGATCTACGGCATGCCGGTGCTTCAGGTCTGGAAGGCCGGCACCGTGATGTTCATCAAGCGCTCGCTCGCCTCGGGCTATGCCGGCATCGACAATCCGCTGTTCTATCGCGACAACACCATGATGCTGCTTGGCGACGCCAAGAAGGTCACCGAGAGCATCGTCAAGGCGATGTAG
- a CDS encoding 5-(carboxyamino)imidazole ribonucleotide synthase — translation MTETRRVKLKPGDTIGILGGGQLGRMLAMAAARLGLRCQVFSPDPDSPAFDVVLNATCAEYADVEALEMFASDVDVITYEFENVPAAAAMVLDARRPVLPNRKILETTQDRLAEKDFVTRLGVGTAAYADVTSVASLREAIVRIGLPAVLKTRRFGYDGKGQAIIRNGDDIAKVWTSLGTKQAILEAFVPFEREISVIAARSAAGQVECFDVTENEHRDHILKVSRAPAPIPDALAEEARSIAGKIANALDYVGVLAVEMFVLANGTGPKVLVNEIAPRVHNSGHWTLDGASVSQFEQHIRAIAGWPLGRPVRHGEVVTMTNLIGDEINEYERWLTVPGATVHIYGKGEPRPGRKMGHVTEVRPATGK, via the coding sequence GTGACGGAGACCAGACGGGTGAAGCTGAAGCCCGGCGACACCATCGGAATCCTCGGCGGCGGACAACTCGGCCGGATGTTGGCGATGGCGGCGGCGCGGCTGGGCTTACGCTGCCAGGTGTTCTCGCCCGACCCGGATTCGCCGGCCTTCGACGTCGTGCTGAACGCGACCTGCGCCGAATATGCCGATGTCGAGGCACTCGAGATGTTTGCCAGCGACGTCGACGTCATCACCTACGAGTTCGAGAACGTGCCGGCGGCGGCCGCGATGGTGCTGGACGCGCGCCGCCCGGTCCTGCCCAACCGCAAGATCCTCGAGACCACCCAGGACCGGCTCGCCGAGAAGGATTTTGTGACGCGGCTCGGCGTCGGCACCGCCGCTTACGCCGACGTCACTTCCGTCGCTTCCTTGCGCGAGGCGATCGTCCGGATCGGACTTCCCGCCGTGCTGAAGACCCGCCGCTTCGGCTACGATGGCAAAGGCCAGGCCATCATCCGCAACGGCGACGACATCGCGAAGGTCTGGACCAGCCTCGGCACCAAGCAGGCGATCCTGGAAGCCTTCGTGCCGTTCGAGCGCGAGATCTCCGTGATCGCCGCGCGCTCGGCCGCGGGCCAGGTCGAATGTTTCGACGTCACCGAGAACGAGCACCGCGACCACATCCTGAAAGTGTCGCGCGCGCCCGCGCCGATTCCGGATGCACTGGCGGAGGAAGCCCGCAGCATCGCGGGTAAAATCGCAAACGCACTGGATTATGTCGGCGTGCTCGCCGTCGAGATGTTCGTGCTCGCCAATGGCACCGGACCGAAGGTGCTGGTCAACGAGATCGCGCCGCGCGTGCACAATTCCGGGCACTGGACGCTCGACGGCGCCTCCGTCTCGCAGTTCGAGCAGCACATCCGTGCCATTGCCGGCTGGCCGCTCGGCAGGCCCGTGCGCCACGGCGAGGTCGTCACCATGACCAATCTGATCGGCGACGAGATCAACGAGTACGAGAGATGGCTGACCGTGCCCGGCGCGACCGTCCACATCTATGGCAAGGGCGAGCCGCGCCCCGGCCGTAAGATGGGCCACGTCACCGAAGTCAGGCCGGCGACAGGCAAGTAA
- the aqpZ gene encoding aquaporin Z: MDMKKYAAEAIGTFWLTFAGCGSAVIAAGFPQVGIGLVGVSLAFGLSVVTMAYAIGHISGCHLNPAVTVGLAAGGRFPAGQILPYVIAQVAGAIVAAWLLYVIASGAPGFDVTKGFASNGYDAHSPGQYSMIVCFITEVVMTMMFLFIIMGSTHGRAPAGFAPLAIGLALVMIHLVSIPVTNTSVNPARSTGPALFVGGWALAQLWLFWVAPLICGALGGVIYRWLSEEPTGVVAGAKTA; the protein is encoded by the coding sequence ATGGACATGAAAAAATATGCCGCCGAGGCTATTGGCACGTTCTGGCTCACATTCGCGGGCTGCGGCAGCGCGGTGATCGCGGCGGGCTTTCCGCAGGTCGGCATCGGCCTGGTCGGCGTGTCTCTCGCGTTCGGCTTGAGCGTGGTCACCATGGCCTATGCGATCGGCCATATCTCGGGCTGCCATCTCAACCCGGCGGTCACCGTCGGCCTTGCCGCAGGCGGACGCTTTCCGGCCGGGCAGATCCTGCCCTATGTGATTGCACAGGTGGCCGGCGCGATCGTGGCCGCCTGGCTTCTCTATGTCATCGCGAGCGGGGCCCCCGGATTCGATGTCACCAAGGGCTTTGCGTCCAACGGCTATGATGCGCATTCGCCTGGCCAATACAGCATGATCGTGTGCTTCATCACCGAGGTGGTGATGACCATGATGTTCCTGTTCATCATCATGGGCTCGACCCACGGCCGCGCGCCCGCGGGCTTCGCGCCGCTCGCGATCGGGCTTGCGCTGGTGATGATCCATCTCGTCAGTATCCCCGTCACCAATACGTCGGTGAACCCGGCGCGCAGCACGGGCCCCGCACTGTTCGTCGGCGGCTGGGCGCTGGCGCAGCTTTGGCTGTTCTGGGTCGCACCACTGATCTGCGGCGCGCTTGGCGGGGTGATCTATCGCTGGCTCAGCGAGGAGCCCACCGGCGTCGTCGCGGGCGCGAAGACGGCGTAA
- a CDS encoding tetratricopeptide repeat protein, protein MASPFPEHSLARLRHIWQQPLALALVGIALSGCSFDLGSLMPEKEKPQEAPRAAAADNSAISAGNVTEAQGHTAKAQALAKSGETAAALDEFNRAVALDPYNAQALYARALIYQNNNEHDFAIADFGAANGLNPQKVEPLLGRAISYLAVGKIKEAAADLDEASEADPHNAQVWTTRGQAYERLGDKAKAAASYTKAVSLRPRDDAARSGLARVGG, encoded by the coding sequence ATGGCCTCCCCTTTCCCCGAGCACAGCTTGGCGCGGTTACGCCATATCTGGCAGCAGCCGCTCGCGTTGGCTCTGGTGGGGATCGCACTGTCCGGTTGCTCCTTCGATCTGGGATCGCTGATGCCGGAGAAGGAAAAGCCGCAGGAAGCCCCCAGGGCGGCTGCCGCCGACAACAGCGCGATCAGCGCCGGCAATGTCACCGAAGCCCAGGGCCACACGGCAAAGGCCCAAGCCCTGGCAAAGTCAGGGGAGACGGCGGCAGCGCTCGACGAGTTCAATCGCGCGGTCGCGCTCGATCCCTACAATGCGCAGGCGCTCTATGCCCGCGCCCTGATCTACCAGAATAACAACGAGCACGATTTTGCGATCGCCGATTTCGGCGCAGCGAATGGGCTCAACCCGCAGAAGGTCGAGCCTCTGCTCGGCCGCGCCATCAGTTATCTCGCCGTCGGCAAGATCAAGGAAGCCGCCGCCGATCTCGATGAGGCCTCCGAGGCCGATCCGCACAATGCCCAGGTCTGGACGACGCGGGGGCAGGCCTATGAGCGGCTCGGCGACAAGGCCAAGGCGGCGGCGTCCTACACCAAGGCAGTGTCGCTTCGCCCGCGCGACGACGCCGCGCGCAGCGGTCTTGCCCGCGTCGGCGGCTGA
- the rpsU gene encoding 30S ribosomal protein S21, producing MQVLVRDNNVDQALKALKKKMQREGIFREMKLRGHYEKPSEKKAREKAEAVRRARKLARKKLQREGLLPMKPKPVFGAGPGGDRGAGGRSGPGAGPRGPR from the coding sequence GTGCAGGTTCTCGTTCGCGATAATAATGTCGACCAAGCCCTCAAGGCGCTGAAGAAGAAGATGCAGCGCGAGGGTATTTTCCGCGAGATGAAGCTCCGCGGTCACTACGAAAAGCCCTCCGAGAAGAAGGCCCGCGAAAAGGCCGAAGCCGTGCGCCGCGCGCGCAAGCTGGCCCGCAAGAAGCTCCAGCGTGAAGGCTTGCTGCCGATGAAGCCGAAGCCGGTGTTCGGCGCAGGTCCCGGTGGTGATCGTGGCGCCGGTGGCCGTAGCGGCCCGGGTGCCGGTCCGCGCGGACCCCGCTGA
- a CDS encoding GGDEF domain-containing protein → MKKPKRASAAKAKKGLKTSASRSKAAPKRSAGPARRVASADDSAKATIRDLRSKLSAALRRVAELEAAADTDFLLDIPNRRGFERELRRAIAYMKRYRASGALIVLDVDRLKPVNDSFGHAAGDEVLKAIARTLTQQIRASDVVGRLGGDEFALLLWNLSETDAKAKAAILEQAVDELSFVFRGQRVTAGASAGVALLGPQSDAARALEEADAAMYVRKAHRRHEPRIRLVSS, encoded by the coding sequence ATGAAGAAACCAAAAAGGGCGAGCGCTGCGAAGGCCAAAAAGGGCCTAAAGACCAGCGCGAGCCGATCCAAAGCCGCACCCAAGCGTTCCGCCGGTCCGGCGCGTCGCGTGGCGTCGGCCGATGACAGTGCCAAGGCGACCATTCGCGACCTGCGGAGCAAGCTCAGCGCGGCGCTGCGGCGGGTTGCGGAACTCGAGGCGGCCGCCGACACCGATTTCCTGCTCGACATTCCGAACCGGCGCGGCTTCGAGCGCGAGCTCCGTCGCGCCATTGCCTACATGAAACGTTATCGTGCCAGCGGCGCGCTGATCGTGCTCGACGTCGATCGTCTGAAGCCGGTCAACGACTCCTTCGGCCACGCCGCCGGCGACGAGGTGCTCAAGGCGATCGCGCGGACACTGACGCAGCAGATCCGCGCTTCGGACGTGGTCGGCCGGCTCGGCGGTGACGAGTTCGCGCTGCTGTTGTGGAATCTCAGCGAGACCGATGCCAAGGCGAAGGCCGCGATCCTCGAGCAGGCGGTCGACGAGTTGTCCTTTGTCTTCCGCGGCCAGCGCGTGACTGCGGGCGCTTCCGCCGGCGTCGCGCTGCTCGGTCCGCAATCCGATGCTGCTCGTGCTCTGGAGGAGGCCGACGCCGCCATGTATGTCCGCAAGGCGCACCGGCGGCATGAGCCGCGCATCAGGCTCGTCAGCAGCTGA
- a CDS encoding DUF465 domain-containing protein, whose product MTNEDARELETELARLHQEHRDLDAAIDALHQSPAPDLLRLQRLKKRKLLLRDRIAFIEDQITPDIIA is encoded by the coding sequence ATGACCAATGAAGATGCGCGCGAACTCGAAACCGAGCTCGCCCGGTTGCACCAGGAACACCGAGATCTCGATGCGGCGATCGATGCACTGCATCAATCGCCTGCCCCCGACCTATTGCGGTTACAGCGGTTGAAGAAACGCAAGCTGTTGTTGCGCGACCGCATTGCATTCATCGAAGACCAGATCACGCCCGACATCATCGCCTGA
- a CDS encoding ionic transporter y4hA has product MSAHSPMPRSAWVFPALAVLLFVAVTATDYTFTLSLAGLVFAIILLVILFGTVFAAVHHAEVIAERVGEPYGTLVLTLSVTIIEVALITTIMLGDKPAPALARDTVFAVVMIVCNGLVGLCIFIGGLRYREQGFQLSGANVYLSVLFALATITLIMPNYTTTTPGPVYSTIQLGFVDVVTLALYAVFLYTQTVLHKDYFVHERADGEGGQTHLAGGMFVLSVVLLLVSLLAVVLLAKKFSLVVDAVGAKIGAPPAFAGLLVALLILLPEGVAAISAARKNDLQKSINLALGSSLATIGLTIPAVGVATYALDKELELGLNHQGIVLLSLTFLLSMLTFGTGRTNVLFGLVHMVVFAVYVFMVFVP; this is encoded by the coding sequence ATGAGCGCGCATAGCCCGATGCCTCGATCGGCCTGGGTCTTTCCGGCCCTGGCGGTCCTCCTGTTCGTCGCCGTCACCGCGACGGACTACACTTTCACCCTGTCGCTGGCCGGGCTTGTCTTTGCGATCATTCTGCTCGTGATCCTGTTCGGGACGGTGTTCGCCGCCGTGCACCATGCTGAGGTGATCGCGGAGCGGGTCGGCGAACCCTACGGGACGTTGGTGTTGACGCTCTCGGTGACCATCATCGAAGTGGCGCTGATCACCACGATCATGCTCGGCGACAAGCCCGCGCCGGCGCTCGCGCGCGACACTGTGTTTGCCGTCGTGATGATCGTCTGCAACGGGCTGGTCGGGCTCTGCATCTTCATCGGTGGCCTCCGCTACCGCGAGCAAGGTTTTCAGCTGTCCGGCGCCAACGTCTATCTCAGCGTGCTGTTCGCGCTGGCGACGATTACGCTGATCATGCCCAACTACACCACTACCACGCCCGGCCCGGTCTATTCGACGATCCAGCTTGGCTTCGTCGACGTGGTCACGCTCGCGCTCTACGCGGTGTTCCTCTACACGCAGACCGTCTTGCACAAGGACTACTTCGTCCATGAAAGGGCGGACGGCGAGGGCGGACAGACCCATCTCGCGGGCGGGATGTTCGTGCTCAGCGTCGTGCTGCTGCTGGTCTCGCTGCTCGCTGTGGTGCTGCTGGCCAAGAAATTCTCGCTGGTGGTCGACGCGGTCGGCGCCAAGATCGGCGCGCCGCCTGCCTTTGCCGGCCTCCTGGTGGCGCTCCTGATCCTGCTGCCCGAGGGCGTTGCCGCGATTTCGGCGGCCCGCAAGAACGACCTCCAGAAGAGCATCAACCTCGCGCTCGGCTCGTCGCTGGCGACCATCGGGTTGACGATCCCGGCCGTTGGCGTTGCCACCTACGCGCTCGACAAGGAGCTCGAGCTTGGCCTCAACCACCAGGGGATCGTCTTGCTGTCGCTGACCTTCTTGCTGAGCATGCTGACCTTCGGCACCGGCAGGACAAATGTCCTGTTCGGACTGGTGCATATGGTGGTATTTGCCGTCTACGTGTTCATGGTGTTCGTGCCCTAG
- a CDS encoding sodium:proton antiporter: MPSVRSKRRGGSLRHRQPGTRRAVWLIALNLALLPQDALAATGLDGAAMRWPYALPFAGLLLSIALGPLLLPKFWHHHYGKIAAAWSALALAPIAWQAGVVAMLAALVHAMLAEYFSFIVLLFALYVVAGGILVSGDLKGTPWTNTCIIALGTLMASIVGTTGAAMILIRPLIRANLARRHNAHVVIFFIILVANVGGALSPLGDPPLFVGFLHGVDFFWTTRHIWLQTAIVAGLLLAIFVVVDVWRFHKEPPFSGAGPAQPVRIRGLVNLLLIAAIVASLLVSAMWRPGIAFDVFGTKLELESIVRNLVLLVIAALSVWLTPDEHRQANGFTWEPIREVAKLFAGIFVAIIPVIAMLDAGQHGAFAWLLSAVTAPDGTPREVAYFWFTGLMSAFLDNAPTYLLFFELAGGDPHLLMGELAGTLASISMGAVYMGALTYIGNAPNFMVTSIANESGIAMPSFFGYLLRAGAVLIPLFLLLTLLPVAPILHWH; the protein is encoded by the coding sequence ATTCCTTCGGTGCGATCGAAACGGCGAGGCGGTTCATTGCGTCATAGGCAGCCCGGTACAAGGCGCGCGGTCTGGCTTATCGCCTTGAACCTCGCGCTCCTGCCGCAGGATGCGCTCGCTGCAACCGGGCTCGACGGTGCCGCCATGCGCTGGCCCTATGCGCTGCCGTTTGCCGGCCTCTTGCTGTCGATCGCGCTCGGGCCGCTGCTGCTTCCGAAGTTCTGGCATCATCATTACGGCAAGATCGCTGCGGCCTGGTCGGCATTGGCGCTGGCGCCGATTGCCTGGCAGGCCGGGGTCGTGGCGATGCTGGCGGCCTTGGTCCACGCCATGTTGGCCGAGTATTTCAGTTTCATCGTTCTGCTGTTCGCGCTCTATGTCGTGGCCGGGGGCATTTTGGTCAGCGGCGACCTCAAGGGCACGCCATGGACCAACACCTGCATCATAGCCCTTGGCACGCTGATGGCGAGCATCGTCGGCACCACCGGCGCTGCGATGATCCTGATCCGTCCCTTGATCCGTGCCAATCTGGCGCGGCGCCACAATGCCCATGTCGTGATCTTCTTCATCATCCTGGTCGCCAATGTCGGCGGTGCACTAAGCCCGCTCGGTGATCCCCCGCTCTTTGTCGGTTTCCTGCACGGTGTCGATTTCTTCTGGACCACCCGGCACATCTGGCTGCAAACGGCGATCGTGGCCGGGCTGTTGCTCGCGATCTTCGTCGTGGTTGACGTCTGGCGTTTCCACAAGGAGCCGCCATTCAGCGGGGCGGGACCGGCGCAGCCGGTCCGGATCCGCGGCCTCGTCAACCTGTTGCTGATCGCGGCCATCGTTGCGAGCCTGCTGGTATCGGCGATGTGGCGGCCCGGCATTGCGTTCGACGTTTTCGGAACGAAACTGGAGTTGGAGAGCATCGTACGCAATTTGGTGCTGCTGGTGATTGCAGCCCTGTCGGTGTGGCTGACGCCGGACGAGCACAGACAGGCCAATGGCTTCACCTGGGAGCCGATCCGCGAAGTCGCGAAATTGTTTGCCGGCATTTTTGTCGCGATTATTCCGGTCATCGCGATGCTCGACGCCGGCCAGCACGGTGCGTTTGCCTGGCTTCTGTCGGCGGTGACGGCGCCGGACGGGACGCCGCGCGAAGTCGCTTATTTCTGGTTCACGGGATTGATGTCCGCGTTTCTCGACAACGCGCCGACCTATCTGTTGTTCTTCGAACTCGCCGGCGGCGATCCGCATCTCCTCATGGGCGAGCTTGCGGGCACGCTTGCATCCATCTCCATGGGCGCGGTCTACATGGGCGCTCTAACTTACATCGGCAACGCGCCGAATTTCATGGTAACCAGCATCGCAAACGAGAGCGGCATCGCGATGCCAAGCTTCTTCGGCTACCTGCTGCGGGCCGGCGCCGTGCTGATTCCGCTGTTCCTGCTGCTGACCCTCCTGCCGGTCGCGCCGATCCTGCACTGGCATTGA
- a CDS encoding proton-translocating transhydrogenase family protein: MEHIAQVVDPFVFRLSIFVLAVFVGYFVVWSVTPALHTPLMSVTNAISSVIVVGALLAVGVGMISSGSGWARGFGFIALIFACVNIFGGFLVTQRMLAMYKKKVK, encoded by the coding sequence ATGGAGCATATTGCACAGGTCGTCGACCCCTTCGTCTTCCGGCTGTCGATTTTCGTTCTCGCCGTCTTCGTCGGCTATTTCGTGGTGTGGTCGGTGACCCCCGCGCTGCACACGCCGCTGATGAGCGTCACCAACGCGATCTCCTCGGTGATCGTGGTCGGCGCGCTGCTCGCGGTCGGCGTCGGCATGATATCGAGCGGCTCGGGCTGGGCGCGCGGCTTCGGCTTCATCGCGCTGATCTTTGCCTGCGTAAATATCTTTGGCGGCTTCCTTGTCACCCAGCGCATGCTGGCGATGTACAAGAAGAAGGTGAAGTGA
- a CDS encoding cupin domain-containing protein, whose amino-acid sequence MLAAKSEVQVDNEEVRVTEWRLVPGSATGHHTHGMDYVIVPVVAGEMTIVAPNGERSKAQLAAGKSYFRKAGVEHDVLNETSTEIVFLEIELKP is encoded by the coding sequence ATGCTTGCCGCCAAATCCGAGGTTCAGGTCGACAACGAGGAGGTCCGGGTGACCGAGTGGCGGCTCGTCCCGGGCAGCGCGACCGGGCATCACACCCACGGGATGGATTACGTGATTGTTCCCGTCGTCGCCGGCGAAATGACCATCGTGGCGCCCAATGGCGAGCGCTCCAAGGCGCAACTTGCGGCCGGAAAATCCTACTTCCGCAAGGCGGGGGTGGAACATGACGTACTTAACGAAACTTCAACGGAGATCGTGTTCCTTGAGATCGAGCTGAAGCCGTAG
- a CDS encoding Re/Si-specific NAD(P)(+) transhydrogenase subunit alpha — translation MKIAVAKEIDPSEPRVAVSPDTVKKFKALGVEIAVEPGAGVKSGLPDSEFTAVGATVSADALKDADIIIKVKRPEASELAQYRRGALVIAIMDPYGNDAALKAMADAGISAFAMELMPRITRAQVMDVLSSQANLAGYRAVIEGAEAFGRAFPMMMTAAGTIPAAKVFVMGVGVAGLQAIATARRLGAVVTATDVRPATKEQVESLGAKFLAVEDEEFKNAQTAGGYAKEMSKEYQAKQAALTAEHIKKQDIVITTALIPGRPAPKLVSAEMVKSMKPGSVLVDLAVERGGNVEGARPGEVAEVDGIKIVGYTNVAGRVAASASSLYARNLFNFIETMIDKGSKALAVNWDDELVKATALTRDGAVIHPNFQPKA, via the coding sequence ATGAAGATTGCCGTTGCCAAGGAAATCGATCCATCCGAGCCGAGGGTCGCCGTTTCGCCTGATACGGTGAAGAAGTTCAAGGCGCTCGGCGTCGAGATCGCCGTCGAACCGGGGGCCGGCGTCAAGTCGGGCCTGCCGGATTCCGAATTCACCGCAGTCGGCGCCACCGTGAGCGCGGATGCGTTGAAGGATGCCGACATCATCATCAAGGTGAAGCGGCCCGAAGCCTCCGAACTGGCGCAATACAGGCGCGGCGCGCTCGTCATCGCCATCATGGATCCCTACGGCAACGATGCCGCGCTGAAGGCGATGGCCGATGCCGGCATCTCGGCCTTCGCGATGGAATTGATGCCGCGCATCACGCGCGCGCAGGTGATGGACGTGCTGTCGTCGCAGGCCAACCTCGCCGGCTACCGCGCCGTGATCGAGGGCGCCGAAGCTTTTGGCCGCGCCTTCCCGATGATGATGACCGCGGCGGGCACCATTCCGGCGGCAAAGGTGTTCGTGATGGGCGTTGGCGTGGCCGGCTTGCAGGCGATCGCTACCGCGCGCCGTCTTGGCGCCGTCGTCACCGCGACTGACGTGCGGCCCGCCACCAAGGAGCAGGTGGAATCGCTTGGTGCCAAGTTCCTCGCGGTTGAGGACGAGGAGTTCAAGAACGCGCAGACTGCCGGCGGCTACGCCAAGGAAATGTCCAAGGAGTACCAGGCCAAGCAGGCTGCGCTCACCGCCGAGCACATCAAGAAGCAGGACATCGTGATCACGACCGCGCTGATCCCGGGCCGGCCGGCGCCGAAGCTGGTCTCGGCCGAGATGGTCAAGTCGATGAAGCCCGGTTCGGTGCTGGTCGATCTCGCGGTCGAGCGCGGCGGCAATGTCGAGGGTGCGAGGCCGGGCGAGGTCGCCGAGGTCGATGGCATCAAGATCGTCGGCTACACCAATGTCGCCGGCCGCGTCGCGGCGTCGGCTTCCAGTCTCTACGCGCGCAACCTGTTCAATTTCATCGAGACCATGATCGACAAGGGTAGCAAGGCCCTTGCCGTGAATTGGGACGACGAACTCGTGAAGGCGACCGCGCTCACCAGGGACGGCGCCGTCATTCACCCGAATTTCCAGCCGAAAGCTTAG
- a CDS encoding DUF465 domain-containing protein, protein MTIQAHLVELERKHKTLENELHEALVHLSTDDLRIVELKRRKLMVKDQIERLRHNSHETLH, encoded by the coding sequence ATGACAATTCAGGCACATCTGGTTGAATTGGAACGGAAGCATAAAACTCTCGAAAACGAATTGCACGAAGCTCTCGTGCACCTTTCAACAGACGACCTGCGAATTGTTGAGTTGAAGCGCCGGAAGTTGATGGTCAAGGACCAGATCGAGCGATTGAGGCACAACTCGCACGAGACGCTTCACTAG
- the purE gene encoding 5-(carboxyamino)imidazole ribonucleotide mutase has product MTAPIAIIMGSQSDWDTMRHAADTLAALGVAADTHIVSAHRTPDRLFAFAKGAKAAGFKVVIAGAGGAAHLPGMAAALTELPVFGVPIESRTLKGIDSLYSIVQMPAGIPVGTLAIGKAGAINAALLAAAVLALSDPALSDRLAAWRKAQTEAVAERPEDKA; this is encoded by the coding sequence ATGACCGCGCCGATCGCCATTATCATGGGAAGCCAGTCGGACTGGGACACGATGCGGCATGCCGCCGACACGCTTGCAGCGCTCGGCGTCGCCGCCGACACCCACATCGTCTCGGCGCACCGAACCCCGGACCGATTGTTTGCCTTCGCCAAGGGCGCCAAGGCGGCGGGTTTCAAGGTCGTCATTGCCGGTGCCGGTGGCGCTGCACATCTGCCCGGCATGGCTGCGGCGCTGACGGAACTCCCCGTCTTCGGCGTTCCCATCGAATCCAGGACGCTCAAGGGCATCGATTCGCTCTATTCGATCGTCCAGATGCCCGCCGGCATCCCGGTCGGCACGCTGGCCATTGGCAAGGCGGGCGCGATCAACGCGGCGCTGCTCGCAGCCGCCGTGCTGGCGCTGTCCGACCCGGCTCTGTCCGACCGCCTTGCCGCCTGGCGCAAGGCGCAGACCGAAGCGGTTGCCGAACGCCCGGAGGACAAGGCGTGA